In a single window of the Syntrophorhabdus sp. genome:
- the queD gene encoding 6-carboxytetrahydropterin synthase QueD gives MFTLCVKDSFAAAHRLVGYKGKCEELHGHNFAVEVYLSGESLGDDGMLVDFKTIKANLQKVLDVLDHKYINDIPFFAEQAASAECIAMYIFTEMEKLMGGERVSVSKVTVWESEKACAIYER, from the coding sequence ATGTTCACACTGTGCGTGAAGGATTCATTTGCGGCGGCTCACCGCCTTGTCGGCTACAAGGGCAAGTGCGAGGAACTCCACGGGCACAATTTTGCCGTGGAAGTCTACCTGAGCGGCGAGAGTCTGGGAGATGACGGGATGCTCGTCGATTTCAAAACCATCAAGGCAAACCTGCAGAAAGTCCTCGATGTCCTCGACCACAAGTACATCAATGATATACCGTTCTTCGCCGAGCAGGCCGCCTCCGCTGAATGCATAGCCATGTACATCTTCACGGAGATGGAAAAGCTCATGGGTGGAGAACGCGTGTCCGTAAGCAAGGTCACCGTCTGGGAATCGGAAAAGGCCTGTGCGATCTATGAACGATAG
- a CDS encoding HDOD domain-containing protein — MPREQLINQASEIKVIPTLDSIVNRVFTVLGNNNSSFNDLSEVVKYDQAISSKIISIANSAYYSRGIEIFNLQRAMLTIGFEEVRSIVSCILLMEGIIKMLRLKEDDLLDLWKHSIEVASAARLLAERLCIEDPQKAYTASLLHDIGKIVFYLAVPDYGEILKETKGTGDVVALERDRFGIDHQETGYIIAVKWKFPHDFARVIRGHHGDHKPDQQDSLLRVVNASDRFFTRTLSGQSTEAFILDKEKGAITLEVEKIMEFLQLG, encoded by the coding sequence ATGCCAAGAGAGCAGCTGATCAACCAGGCGAGCGAGATCAAGGTGATCCCGACGCTGGACAGCATCGTGAACAGGGTGTTCACGGTTCTCGGTAACAACAACTCTTCCTTCAATGATCTCTCCGAGGTGGTCAAGTACGACCAGGCCATCTCCTCGAAGATCATCAGCATTGCGAACTCCGCCTATTACAGCAGGGGTATCGAGATATTCAACCTCCAGCGCGCCATGCTCACCATAGGCTTCGAAGAGGTGCGGAGCATCGTGAGCTGCATCCTGCTGATGGAAGGCATCATAAAGATGCTGAGGCTGAAGGAGGATGACCTCCTCGATCTGTGGAAACACTCCATCGAGGTGGCCTCGGCTGCACGCCTTCTGGCGGAGCGCCTTTGCATCGAGGACCCCCAGAAGGCCTATACCGCGTCACTCCTGCACGATATCGGCAAGATCGTCTTCTATCTCGCCGTTCCCGACTACGGAGAAATACTGAAAGAAACCAAGGGGACGGGCGACGTCGTCGCCCTCGAGCGTGACCGTTTCGGCATCGATCACCAGGAAACGGGGTACATCATTGCCGTAAAGTGGAAATTCCCCCACGACTTTGCCCGCGTTATTCGCGGCCACCATGGCGACCATAAACCGGATCAGCAGGATTCCCTGCTCCGGGTGGTGAACGCCTCGGACCGTTTCTTCACGCGCACATTGAGCGGACAGTCGACGGAGGCCTTCATACTGGACAAGGAAAAGGGCGCCATTACGCTGGAAGTTGAGAAGATAATGGAATTTCTCCAACTGGGTTGA
- the rplC gene encoding 50S ribosomal protein L3, with amino-acid sequence MGLGLIGKKLGMSQIFDEHGNVVPVTVIKAGPCYVVQKKTADKEGYNAVQIGFDEVIKVQRVNKPDAGHFKKADVTPTQVLREFKVTPEDLEANEVGAVYSVDIFEPGDFIDVTGTSKGKGFAGVVKRHGFKGAPASHGSHEFFRHGGSIGQNMTPGRTMKGKKMAGHMGSKRITVQNLKIIDVRGDTNLLLVEGAVPGPAKGYVFIRRAVKKQS; translated from the coding sequence ATGGGATTAGGTCTTATAGGCAAGAAACTAGGCATGTCGCAGATATTCGACGAACACGGGAACGTTGTCCCCGTTACGGTCATAAAAGCCGGTCCGTGCTACGTGGTCCAGAAGAAGACCGCCGATAAGGAAGGTTACAACGCCGTCCAGATCGGTTTTGATGAAGTCATCAAGGTGCAGCGCGTGAACAAGCCCGATGCGGGCCATTTCAAGAAAGCCGATGTGACGCCCACTCAGGTCCTCAGGGAGTTCAAGGTAACACCGGAAGACCTTGAGGCGAACGAGGTGGGTGCCGTCTATTCCGTGGACATCTTCGAGCCCGGGGATTTTATCGACGTCACCGGCACATCGAAAGGCAAGGGCTTCGCCGGCGTGGTCAAGCGCCATGGCTTCAAGGGTGCCCCCGCATCACACGGTTCCCACGAGTTCTTCAGGCACGGTGGTTCCATCGGGCAGAACATGACCCCCGGACGCACGATGAAAGGCAAGAAGATGGCCGGCCACATGGGTTCGAAGAGGATCACGGTCCAGAACCTCAAGATCATCGACGTGCGCGGCGACACAAACCTTCTCCTCGTCGAAGGCGCCGTCCCCGGCCCGGCAAAAGGCTACGTTTTCATAAGAAGAGCGGTGAAGAAGCAGAGCTAG
- the uvrC gene encoding excinuclease ABC subunit UvrC codes for MIPGTTVDGLPGSPGVYLFKDSDGRIIYIGKARNLHDRVRSYFRDDVKDIKTRTLAETVHAVDFILTANEKEAFLLENNLIKEHTPKYNIDLKDDKSYISLKLTVKDEYPALFATRTIVDDGSLYFGPYPHARDVRDILKLIERLYPVRKCKMTVFRKRKRPCMLYEVGKCPGPCVIPVDTAEYAATIGDVRNFLAGRDEKVLKDIEGRIAKKVAAWDFEGAQVLKERHQAIRGMMEKQHVHEHFGKNRDAWAFSEGTGKVSLVVLTFRRGVLLSRRLYKERFYGDDPGEMIMTFLFQYYSSRPIPDEIILSEEMDDSDVLETYLRERKKGPVKIMDPSHSGVRDMVRLAVENLHEPEILPLDESFRNVLRLKTAPRRVEIYDISHIGGQNPTGAFTVFQDFKPVKDQYRVFHIRSGETMDDVAMITEVLTRRVKNVDLGPLPDLFVIDGGKGQLAAAHRVLKTNNVDRDIISIAKGERRRRMEDVIYVPGRKNPLALPRASAVFREIVKMRDEAHRFAVASHRRWRRKENLK; via the coding sequence TCAAGACGCGGACGCTGGCGGAGACGGTCCACGCGGTGGACTTCATCCTCACCGCGAACGAGAAAGAGGCCTTTCTCCTGGAGAACAACCTCATCAAGGAGCACACCCCGAAATACAACATTGACCTTAAGGATGACAAATCGTACATATCGCTCAAGCTCACGGTCAAGGACGAGTACCCTGCCCTCTTCGCTACCCGCACGATCGTCGACGACGGCTCCCTTTACTTTGGCCCCTATCCCCACGCCCGCGATGTCCGGGACATCCTGAAGCTCATCGAGCGTCTCTATCCCGTCAGGAAATGCAAGATGACCGTCTTCCGGAAAAGGAAGAGGCCCTGCATGCTTTACGAGGTGGGCAAGTGCCCGGGGCCGTGCGTCATACCCGTTGACACCGCCGAGTACGCGGCGACCATAGGCGATGTGCGGAACTTCCTTGCCGGCAGGGATGAAAAGGTCCTGAAGGATATCGAGGGCCGCATCGCGAAAAAGGTCGCCGCCTGGGACTTCGAAGGGGCCCAGGTCCTGAAGGAGCGCCATCAGGCCATACGGGGGATGATGGAAAAGCAACATGTCCACGAGCATTTCGGAAAGAACCGCGACGCCTGGGCCTTCTCCGAGGGAACGGGGAAGGTCTCGCTCGTTGTCCTCACCTTCCGCAGGGGTGTCCTCCTCTCGCGGCGTCTGTACAAGGAGCGCTTCTACGGGGACGATCCGGGAGAAATGATAATGACCTTTCTCTTCCAGTACTACAGCTCGCGCCCCATACCCGACGAGATCATCCTCTCCGAGGAGATGGATGACAGCGACGTCCTGGAGACGTATCTCAGGGAAAGGAAGAAAGGCCCCGTGAAGATCATGGATCCTTCCCACAGTGGTGTGAGGGACATGGTGCGCCTCGCCGTGGAAAACCTCCACGAGCCGGAAATCTTGCCTCTCGACGAGTCCTTCCGGAATGTCCTGCGCCTGAAGACAGCGCCGCGGCGTGTGGAGATCTACGACATCTCGCATATCGGCGGGCAGAATCCCACGGGTGCCTTCACGGTCTTCCAGGATTTCAAGCCCGTAAAGGACCAGTACCGCGTCTTCCACATCCGCTCCGGGGAAACCATGGATGATGTCGCCATGATAACGGAGGTGCTCACGCGCCGGGTGAAGAACGTCGATCTCGGCCCCCTGCCGGACCTTTTCGTAATAGACGGGGGCAAGGGACAGCTCGCGGCGGCCCACCGGGTGCTCAAGACCAACAACGTCGACAGGGACATCATCTCCATAGCAAAAGGAGAGCGCCGCAGGAGAATGGAAGACGTCATCTACGTGCCGGGACGAAAGAACCCCCTCGCCCTGCCCCGGGCATCAGCCGTCTTCAGGGAAATAGTGAAGATGCGCGACGAAGCCCACCGCTTCGCCGTCGCCTCGCACAGAAGGTGGAGAAGGAAGGAGAATTTGAAATAG
- a CDS encoding GTP cyclohydrolase I FolE2, with translation MADVQNMHDSREIEIDKVGVKNVKYPIIVLDRANGHQNTIATIDMYVTLPHHYKGTHMSRFVEILHEYKNMINMKNFPDILKEMKARLDAEATHMSVSFPYFIKKEAPVSKTPSYMEYQCGFKGSMGADNTMTEFIVSVSVPINTLCPCSREISERGAHNQRGITKVDVYTKRFFWIEDLIDIVEKSASSDIYSILKREDEKFITEQAFDNPKFVEDVVRDISERLSRDTNIRWFAIEAENFESIHNHSAYAYLERDNEGGNV, from the coding sequence ATGGCTGACGTCCAGAATATGCATGACAGCCGTGAGATAGAGATCGACAAGGTGGGGGTCAAGAACGTCAAGTACCCCATCATCGTCCTCGACCGGGCGAACGGCCATCAGAACACCATCGCCACCATCGACATGTACGTGACCCTCCCCCACCACTACAAGGGGACCCACATGAGCAGGTTCGTCGAGATCCTGCATGAATACAAGAACATGATCAACATGAAGAACTTCCCCGACATCTTGAAGGAGATGAAGGCACGGCTCGACGCGGAAGCCACGCACATGTCCGTGTCCTTCCCTTATTTCATCAAGAAAGAGGCCCCCGTCTCGAAGACGCCGAGCTACATGGAATACCAGTGCGGGTTCAAGGGTTCCATGGGCGCCGACAACACCATGACGGAGTTCATCGTCTCCGTCTCGGTCCCCATAAACACGCTCTGCCCCTGCTCCAGGGAGATCAGTGAGCGCGGAGCCCACAACCAGAGAGGGATCACGAAGGTCGACGTGTACACGAAGAGGTTCTTCTGGATCGAGGACCTCATCGATATTGTGGAAAAGAGTGCAAGCAGTGATATATACTCTATTCTAAAGAGAGAAGACGAGAAGTTCATCACGGAGCAAGCCTTCGACAACCCAAAGTTCGTCGAGGACGTGGTGAGGGACATATCCGAGAGATTATCACGGGATACGAACATCCGGTGGTTCGCCATCGAGGCGGAGAACTTCGAGAGCATACACAACCACAGCGCGTACGCGTATCTCGAGAGAGACAATGAGGGAGGGAATGTATGA
- a CDS encoding response regulator: MKDIQTESMKLQWNFYERTINNYSIIMRIMQSAEEDLLISHVPRIFVEESFFDVCKIMVDEDGIIREGFYSIDETLNSLDYASVAAFNGSSATASLVDDVFGYGLLYIYPLRRELRTIGYLVLGKRYWINMELRLLRELEIVCDIYNRSLLLGSGGARRKGVHSAATFEKVLEVFPDPLVLLDRKGYICYANRNAKAQFETKKGFLLGERADRAIPGLPEDLVKKNRPFRGEIRYKLRDDYRMFRVESFAVKNADEKGEWRAIMFKDVAKMKVSEEEHLLRKRTESVGMLAGGIAHDFNNMLTGILGYAALMKKLLSDAKLSRYAEAIEHSAQRASKLTKHLLNFSRRQKRSTGLVDVNALLDDVLFLLKESFFNIRIERDLDATLPNIKGDEAELQNVFLNLFINARDAMDGDGLLRVSTSRQDKGYICIEIQDTGKGIDEALQHKIFEPYFSTKEGVSNLGMGLYLVDKVVKEHGGFIEIVSEKEKGTVFYLYLPAPTMRMTDTKRREAPRRGQGLSGRTILIVDDEYLVRELLKGILSETGARLLEAENGEDALEIYARHQREIDLVILDVIMPGMKGDEVLRRIRKTHADMKVIISSGFMSEQQREKLKEYRVDGFLDKPFKDDEALSAIAEVLERQ; encoded by the coding sequence ATGAAGGACATACAGACGGAATCGATGAAGCTCCAGTGGAACTTCTACGAGAGGACCATAAACAATTATTCCATCATAATGCGCATCATGCAAAGCGCGGAAGAGGACCTGCTCATAAGCCATGTGCCCAGGATCTTCGTGGAGGAGTCGTTCTTTGATGTGTGCAAGATCATGGTCGACGAGGACGGCATAATACGCGAAGGGTTCTACAGCATCGACGAGACCTTGAACAGCCTCGATTACGCGAGTGTCGCAGCCTTCAACGGCAGCTCGGCCACGGCCTCGCTTGTGGATGATGTCTTCGGGTACGGTCTTCTCTACATATACCCCCTCCGGAGAGAGCTCAGGACGATCGGGTATCTCGTGCTCGGCAAGAGGTACTGGATAAACATGGAACTGAGGCTCCTCAGGGAACTCGAGATCGTCTGCGACATATACAACAGGTCGCTGCTCCTTGGCAGCGGGGGGGCGCGCCGAAAAGGGGTCCATTCGGCGGCCACCTTCGAGAAGGTGCTGGAGGTCTTCCCCGATCCCCTCGTCCTTCTGGACAGGAAGGGTTACATCTGCTACGCGAACAGGAACGCAAAGGCGCAGTTCGAGACAAAAAAAGGTTTCCTGCTCGGCGAACGTGCGGACAGGGCCATACCGGGCTTGCCGGAAGACCTCGTCAAGAAGAACCGCCCCTTCCGGGGGGAGATACGATACAAATTGCGGGACGATTACAGGATGTTCCGTGTCGAGAGCTTTGCCGTCAAGAATGCCGACGAGAAGGGAGAATGGCGGGCCATCATGTTCAAGGACGTGGCGAAGATGAAGGTCAGTGAGGAAGAACACCTTCTCAGGAAACGGACGGAGAGCGTGGGAATGTTGGCGGGAGGCATTGCCCATGATTTTAACAACATGCTCACGGGTATTCTCGGTTACGCGGCTCTCATGAAGAAGCTCCTTTCCGACGCAAAACTATCCCGCTACGCGGAGGCGATCGAACACTCCGCCCAACGCGCATCCAAACTGACGAAGCATCTCCTCAATTTTTCCCGCCGGCAGAAGAGATCGACGGGCCTCGTCGATGTGAACGCCCTTCTCGATGACGTGCTTTTCCTGCTGAAAGAGAGTTTCTTCAACATACGCATCGAAAGGGACCTTGACGCCACACTTCCCAACATAAAGGGGGATGAGGCGGAATTGCAGAACGTTTTCCTGAACCTTTTCATCAACGCAAGGGACGCGATGGACGGAGATGGTCTGCTGCGCGTTTCAACCTCGCGGCAGGACAAAGGCTACATCTGCATCGAGATACAGGACACGGGCAAAGGGATCGACGAGGCGCTGCAGCACAAGATATTCGAGCCCTATTTCTCGACCAAGGAAGGCGTTTCCAATCTCGGCATGGGTCTGTACCTTGTCGACAAGGTGGTCAAGGAGCACGGGGGTTTCATCGAAATAGTCAGCGAGAAAGAAAAGGGCACAGTCTTCTACCTCTATCTGCCTGCTCCGACAATGCGGATGACAGACACAAAGAGAAGGGAGGCGCCGCGCCGCGGCCAGGGCTTGAGCGGCAGGACCATTCTCATCGTGGACGATGAATACCTGGTCCGTGAGCTGCTCAAAGGCATCCTTTCGGAAACGGGCGCGAGGCTTCTCGAGGCCGAGAACGGCGAAGACGCGCTCGAGATATACGCCCGGCATCAGCGTGAGATCGATCTTGTGATCCTCGACGTGATCATGCCGGGAATGAAAGGCGACGAGGTGCTCCGGCGCATCCGAAAGACCCATGCGGACATGAAGGTCATCATCTCGAGCGGATTCATGAGCGAACAGCAAAGGGAAAAGCTGAAGGAATACAGGGTCGACGGTTTCCTCGACAAACCCTTCAAGGACGACGAAGCACTCTCGGCGATAGCGGAAGTGCTGGAAAGACAGTAG